CATGCAGGTCGCCGCGGTGGCACGGGCCATCCGCCAGGACCTCGCCGGCTTTCCGGCGGTCATCGTCAAGGGCATCGACTTCGCCGAGAACGCCTATGGCGGCGTGCACCTGCGGTCCTTTGGCGACGTCGACATCCTCGTGCGCGCGGATGCCGCGGACGCACTCGGCGCGCTCCTCGGGCAGCGAGGGTTCGTTCCTTACGGCCATGAGCGGCACGCGGCCGACTATGCCGAGCGGCAGTGGATCAACGGCGCACCCGGAGCATCGGACACCGTCCTCGTCGAGGTCCACACCGATCTCGTCCACACGCCGGAGCTTCGCCGCCGCCTCAGCCTGACCTACGATCTTCATGTCGGCCGGAACGGCAGCGGCGTCACGCCTGCGGCCCGGCTCGTGCTGGCGGCACTGCATGGTGCCACGTCGCATCTGTTCGGCCGGCTGCAATACGTGGTCGACGGACTGATGGTGGCGCGCAGCGGTGTCGATCCCGACGAACTGGCCGAGCGGGCAGGGGCCAGCGGTGCGGCTCTTCCCGTCCACACCATGCTGCGACTGGCGAGCGAACTCTACGGCTGCCGGACCTCGGCTGCGCTGGCCGCGACTCTGGCGCCGAAGGGCGCAGCCCGCCTGGAGAGGCGGCTGATCACGGCGCCGATGGTGCTCGCCGCCAAGAGCCCCAACCGCTGGCGCCTGCTCGCCCAGCGCCACGTCTATCGCCGCCTGCTTCAGCTGTAGCAGAAGCGCTGCACGCTCCGGCGCGCGGACGGTGCAGGCAGGTCTCGAAGAAAACACGCCCGCACAGA
The nucleotide sequence above comes from Aquibium microcysteis. Encoded proteins:
- a CDS encoding nucleotidyltransferase family protein translates to MSRLIDAWLARLSDPAGPNDHWAAAPLRAEDTRAIDALLYEAVRHNVHLAVYSNLLRLLRDDPGVLLAGAGKDEAAAALTDRVRAARSGIIAPTMQVAAVARAIRQDLAGFPAVIVKGIDFAENAYGGVHLRSFGDVDILVRADAADALGALLGQRGFVPYGHERHAADYAERQWINGAPGASDTVLVEVHTDLVHTPELRRRLSLTYDLHVGRNGSGVTPAARLVLAALHGATSHLFGRLQYVVDGLMVARSGVDPDELAERAGASGAALPVHTMLRLASELYGCRTSAALAATLAPKGAARLERRLITAPMVLAAKSPNRWRLLAQRHVYRRLLQL